In the Natrinema amylolyticum genome, one interval contains:
- a CDS encoding carbohydrate ABC transporter permease encodes MASETGESIRPRGTYIPWDELPVERETVAGIGTVLPVVVLYLLIAVFPIAFAFWASLHNIHTLNPQWEWVGLANYVEVLNISTFWGSLWRGIVYMVGSTLLQLAVGLWMALVLNRITRGQKLLTAVVFTAYLIPTIIVSLVALRVFDPLGGVFQMMGAEWFGLWDSQTAPLGSRDWAMRLLILIGSWKFAVFVTIFTLAQLRAIPDRFYEAAKVCGANRWQMFRDITLPRLMGIVLVVVLLRSIFMFNKFDIIWQLTQGGPGNATTTLPVLAYKTVYTDQAYGLANAISVVMFLFLFAAAIIYFKLFNPSEEVETTT; translated from the coding sequence ATGGCCAGTGAAACCGGAGAATCGATTCGACCTCGCGGGACGTATATCCCGTGGGATGAGTTGCCCGTAGAGCGGGAGACCGTCGCTGGGATCGGGACGGTTCTTCCAGTCGTCGTACTGTACCTACTCATCGCGGTGTTCCCGATCGCCTTCGCGTTCTGGGCATCGCTCCACAACATTCACACGCTCAACCCCCAGTGGGAGTGGGTCGGCCTCGCGAACTACGTCGAGGTCCTGAACATTTCGACGTTCTGGGGGTCGCTGTGGCGCGGGATCGTGTATATGGTCGGCAGCACCCTTCTCCAGCTCGCCGTCGGGCTCTGGATGGCGCTCGTCCTCAACCGCATCACTCGCGGCCAGAAGCTGCTCACCGCGGTGGTCTTCACGGCCTACCTGATTCCGACGATCATCGTCTCGCTGGTGGCGCTGCGGGTGTTCGACCCGCTCGGCGGCGTGTTCCAGATGATGGGTGCCGAGTGGTTCGGCCTGTGGGACAGCCAGACGGCCCCGTTGGGCTCGCGCGATTGGGCCATGCGGCTGCTGATCCTCATCGGGAGCTGGAAGTTCGCCGTCTTCGTCACCATCTTCACGCTCGCGCAGTTGCGCGCGATTCCTGACCGGTTCTACGAGGCGGCGAAGGTCTGCGGCGCGAACCGCTGGCAGATGTTCCGCGACATCACGCTGCCGCGTCTCATGGGGATCGTCCTGGTCGTCGTCTTGCTCCGGTCGATCTTCATGTTCAACAAGTTCGACATCATCTGGCAGCTCACGCAGGGCGGCCCCGGTAACGCCACGACGACGCTCCCCGTGCTGGCCTACAAGACCGTCTACACCGACCAGGCCTACGGTCTCGCCAACGCGATCTCCGTCGTCATGTTCTTGTTCCTCTTTGCAGCGGCGATCATCTACTTCAAACTCTTCAATCCCAGCGAGGAGGTGGAGACGACAACATGA
- a CDS encoding carbohydrate ABC transporter permease: protein MSQSEPPGGLLGLSYDGETRVFEALKIVSTAIIVLVGAWPIYWMTQLAFTEYETVEGAVTVFPTPEIFTVGNFTVLTDPEMYTYMFNTVVVAIGTIVTVVIVSLVAGYGLARLDFPQKENFARILLLGYLFSPIVIGIPLYQIWRSIGLLGTRIGLIIALSAVSMPFAVWLMWKYIMTIPEAHEEAAWVDGASRWRGFRDVVVPQCRPAIIAAALFAFALAWNDFTFAQILLPQTDTTTFAPGILRAMGQAQFLPDAYLMAISLAMTLPPLLFAYFMQSYLLKGFQVRAL from the coding sequence ATGAGTCAGAGCGAACCACCGGGAGGCCTGCTGGGCCTCTCATACGACGGCGAGACTCGGGTCTTCGAAGCACTGAAGATCGTTAGCACCGCGATCATCGTCCTCGTCGGCGCCTGGCCGATCTACTGGATGACCCAGCTCGCGTTCACCGAGTACGAGACCGTCGAGGGAGCCGTCACCGTCTTCCCCACACCCGAGATCTTCACGGTCGGTAATTTCACGGTCCTGACGGACCCGGAGATGTACACCTATATGTTCAACACGGTCGTGGTGGCCATCGGCACCATCGTCACGGTCGTCATCGTCTCGTTGGTCGCCGGCTACGGCCTCGCACGACTGGACTTCCCACAGAAGGAGAACTTCGCGCGGATCCTCCTGCTCGGTTACCTCTTCAGCCCCATCGTCATCGGCATCCCGCTCTACCAGATCTGGCGGAGCATCGGGCTGCTCGGCACCCGTATCGGGCTCATCATCGCGCTGTCGGCGGTCTCGATGCCCTTCGCGGTGTGGCTGATGTGGAAGTACATCATGACGATCCCGGAGGCCCACGAGGAGGCGGCGTGGGTCGACGGGGCCTCGCGCTGGCGGGGCTTCCGCGACGTCGTCGTGCCGCAGTGCCGTCCGGCGATCATCGCCGCGGCCCTGTTCGCCTTCGCACTCGCCTGGAACGACTTCACGTTCGCACAGATCCTCCTGCCCCAGACCGACACCACGACGTTCGCTCCCGGGATCCTCCGGGCGATGGGGCAGGCCCAGTTCCTGCCGGACGCCTACCTGATGGCGATCTCGCTGGCCATGACGCTGCCACCGCTGCTGTTCGCCTACTTCATGCAGAGCTACCTGCTGAAGGGGTTCCAGGTCAGGGCCCTCTGA
- a CDS encoding ABC transporter ATP-binding protein: MPDIKIRDLTKVYEESGNRIVAVDDIDLTIEDGEFVTLVGPSGCGKTTTLRCVAGLNKPTSGTITFGDRDVTDKPVQERNIALLFQDIALYPHMSVQENMAYGLKIAGFSREERIARVQEAAELLQITDQLEKMPADLSGGQQQRVALGRSLVRDPEIFLFDEPMSDLDAKLKAELRPVIEKVTDEIGCPTLYVTHDQEEAMTMSDRVAVINDGELAQVAPPKEVYDEPNSQFVSQFIGQPSTQFFDGNVRAVNGTAELVVSGYEYDLARDGLEGWAGDDVRVGLRPQYIQVSDDPEVGIPATHLLDEPLGDATHSFFDTEFGEIVVVTDPDFEGGGEQYGLVFRDEYIQLFDADSGVRIA, from the coding sequence ATGCCAGACATTAAGATCCGAGATCTGACGAAAGTGTACGAGGAATCGGGCAATAGAATCGTCGCCGTGGACGACATCGACCTGACCATCGAGGATGGCGAGTTCGTGACGCTCGTCGGCCCCTCGGGCTGTGGCAAGACCACGACGCTACGCTGTGTCGCGGGGCTGAACAAGCCGACCAGCGGGACGATCACGTTCGGCGACCGCGACGTGACGGACAAGCCGGTCCAGGAGCGCAACATCGCGTTGCTCTTCCAGGACATCGCGCTGTACCCGCACATGAGCGTTCAGGAGAACATGGCCTACGGCCTCAAGATCGCCGGCTTCTCTCGAGAGGAGCGCATCGCCCGCGTCCAGGAGGCCGCGGAGCTGCTCCAGATCACCGACCAGCTCGAGAAGATGCCCGCGGACCTCTCCGGCGGCCAACAACAGCGCGTCGCGCTCGGCCGGTCGCTCGTGCGCGATCCGGAGATCTTCCTGTTCGACGAGCCGATGTCGGACTTAGACGCCAAGCTCAAGGCGGAACTGCGGCCGGTCATCGAGAAGGTGACCGACGAGATCGGCTGTCCGACGCTGTACGTGACCCACGATCAGGAGGAGGCGATGACGATGTCCGACCGCGTCGCGGTCATCAACGACGGCGAACTGGCACAGGTCGCCCCGCCGAAGGAGGTGTACGACGAGCCGAACTCGCAGTTCGTCAGCCAGTTCATCGGCCAGCCGTCGACCCAGTTCTTCGACGGGAACGTCAGGGCCGTCAACGGGACCGCCGAGCTGGTCGTCAGCGGCTACGAGTACGACCTCGCCCGCGATGGGCTCGAGGGGTGGGCCGGCGACGACGTCCGCGTCGGCCTCCGGCCACAGTACATTCAGGTCAGCGACGACCCTGAGGTCGGCATCCCGGCGACGCACCTGCTGGACGAGCCCCTGGGGGACGCGACGCACAGCTTCTTCGACACGGAGTTCGGCGAGATCGTCGTCGTCACCGACCCGGACTTCGAGGGCGGCGGCGAGCAGTACGGGCTCGTCTTCCGGGACGAGTACATCCAGCTGTTCGACGCGGACTCAGGCGTTCGAATCGCGTGA
- a CDS encoding RDD family protein, producing the protein MIDWKLDGFLPTRRQPAPVPETAGDRDVVLARGGAAAIDLFVCYVLIEFPAIYVLGTVFSEPYEALGGYVVPLSLLVLLPIYATYSFVFEWRYGRTPGKVNRDLLVVMADGSPCTYRASAVRNLLLYVDLLGVPPLVLGLVAALATDGRRLGDRAGGTIVVRSTAPTDRDAAVSADADTSAAARADRNGNN; encoded by the coding sequence GTGATCGACTGGAAGCTGGACGGGTTCCTGCCGACCCGACGGCAACCGGCACCGGTACCGGAGACCGCGGGCGACCGCGACGTGGTGCTCGCCCGCGGCGGTGCGGCGGCGATCGACCTGTTCGTCTGTTACGTCCTGATCGAATTCCCGGCGATCTACGTGCTGGGGACGGTGTTCAGCGAACCCTACGAGGCGCTCGGCGGATACGTCGTCCCCCTCTCGCTGCTCGTCCTCCTCCCGATTTACGCCACCTACTCGTTCGTCTTCGAGTGGCGCTACGGCCGGACGCCGGGGAAAGTCAATCGCGACCTGCTGGTCGTCATGGCCGACGGCAGCCCGTGTACCTACCGCGCCAGCGCCGTGCGAAACCTCCTGCTGTACGTCGACCTGCTCGGCGTCCCGCCGCTCGTCCTCGGCCTCGTCGCAGCGCTCGCGACCGACGGCCGTCGACTGGGTGACCGCGCCGGCGGCACGATCGTCGTCCGCTCGACGGCCCCGACCGATCGCGATGCGGCTGTCTCGGCCGACGCGGACACGAGCGCGGCCGCTCGAGCGGATCGGAACGGAAATAACTGA
- a CDS encoding acyl-CoA dehydrogenase family protein — protein MEYHDSEKAKEVAGRVADFMDEVVIPREREALATDEEITMDEIEDMWEMAKERDLFAPQVPEEYGGQGLDFSDMLPSFEQVGRSLIGAISIRANAPQEGNMHTLEFAGTEEQKEEYLRPLVQGEISSAFAMTEPKVGAGSDPKMLQSTAVKDGDEWVINAHKWWTSDGLDADFYLLMARTDLDAHPYEGTSIILVPRDADGVEVQRNIPHLGGHGITEREGGHAEVKFDNVRVPVENTIGEEGEGFRIAQKRLGGGRLTHCMRYSGMAERSLDIAKAYLQEREAFGSKLEEKQALRHRIADAETRLHATRCMVRHAARELDRSDARIEVAMSKMFAANVTNETIDLALQCCGGNGIGKDLPIAHFYENVRAFRIVDGADEVHRRSIARWAFEDVDEAEIENTLQFDEELRIDELDE, from the coding sequence ATGGAGTACCACGACTCCGAGAAAGCGAAAGAGGTTGCGGGCCGCGTAGCAGACTTCATGGACGAGGTCGTCATCCCGCGCGAGCGAGAGGCGCTCGCCACGGACGAAGAGATCACGATGGACGAGATCGAGGACATGTGGGAGATGGCCAAGGAACGGGACCTGTTCGCACCGCAGGTCCCCGAGGAGTACGGCGGCCAGGGGCTGGACTTCAGCGACATGCTGCCATCGTTCGAACAGGTCGGCCGCTCGCTGATCGGCGCGATCTCGATCCGGGCCAACGCGCCCCAGGAGGGGAACATGCACACCCTCGAGTTCGCCGGCACCGAAGAGCAGAAAGAAGAGTACCTGCGCCCGCTCGTGCAGGGCGAGATCTCCTCGGCGTTCGCGATGACCGAGCCCAAGGTCGGTGCCGGATCGGACCCCAAGATGCTCCAGAGCACCGCCGTCAAGGACGGCGACGAGTGGGTCATCAACGCCCACAAGTGGTGGACCTCGGACGGGCTGGACGCCGACTTCTATCTGCTGATGGCCCGGACCGATCTGGACGCCCACCCCTACGAGGGGACCTCGATCATCCTCGTGCCGCGGGACGCCGACGGCGTCGAAGTCCAGCGGAACATCCCCCACCTGGGCGGTCACGGGATCACCGAGCGCGAGGGCGGCCACGCCGAAGTGAAGTTCGACAACGTCCGCGTCCCCGTCGAGAACACGATCGGGGAGGAAGGAGAGGGGTTCCGCATCGCCCAGAAGCGACTCGGCGGCGGCCGACTGACCCACTGCATGCGCTACTCCGGGATGGCCGAGCGCTCGCTCGACATCGCCAAGGCCTACCTGCAGGAGCGCGAGGCCTTCGGCTCGAAACTCGAGGAGAAGCAGGCGCTGCGCCACCGCATCGCCGACGCCGAGACGCGCCTGCACGCCACTCGCTGTATGGTTCGCCACGCCGCGCGCGAACTCGACCGCAGCGACGCCCGCATCGAGGTCGCGATGTCGAAGATGTTCGCCGCGAACGTCACGAACGAGACGATCGACCTCGCCCTGCAGTGCTGTGGCGGCAACGGGATCGGTAAGGACCTCCCGATCGCCCACTTCTACGAGAACGTCCGCGCGTTCCGCATCGTCGACGGGGCCGACGAGGTCCACCGCCGCTCGATCGCCCGCTGGGCCTTCGAGGACGTCGACGAGGCCGAGATCGAAAACACCCTGCAGTTCGACGAGGAGCTGCGGATCGACGAACTCGACGAGTAA
- a CDS encoding thiolase family protein, translated as MNSAVIVDAVRTPFGKRDGSFRDTHPQDLAAEPLEALRERNGFEPETIEDVIYGCVTPVDEQGLNIARLAPMVAGWGDIVPGVQLNRMCGSGQQAANFAAANVMAGQHDVLIAGGVEHMTCVPMGSDGDELTDTYFEHFDELTTQGEGAERIAEEYDLTRTELDEIAADSQRRWKEAWDEGRYDDQITPVETELDGEDVVVEQDEHPRPGTDVETLSELPLSFREEGNGFHHPGNSSGIVDGSAALLITSEEAAEEHGWEPMARIRQTEVVGVDPVTMLKGPIPATENVLEKADMSISDVDLFEVNEAFASVVAAWLEETGASWEDVNVNGGAIAHGHPLGATGAMLLTKLAHELERTGQDTALSAMCIGFGQGVATILERV; from the coding sequence ATGAACTCCGCAGTCATCGTCGACGCCGTCCGGACGCCCTTCGGAAAACGCGACGGCTCGTTCAGAGACACGCATCCCCAAGACCTGGCCGCCGAACCGCTCGAGGCGCTGCGCGAACGCAACGGGTTCGAACCGGAGACGATCGAGGACGTCATCTACGGCTGTGTGACGCCGGTCGACGAGCAGGGACTGAACATCGCCCGGCTCGCGCCGATGGTCGCCGGCTGGGGCGATATCGTTCCCGGGGTCCAGCTCAACCGGATGTGCGGCTCGGGCCAGCAGGCGGCCAACTTCGCCGCCGCGAACGTCATGGCGGGTCAGCACGACGTGCTGATCGCCGGCGGCGTCGAGCACATGACTTGCGTCCCGATGGGGTCGGACGGCGACGAACTGACGGACACGTACTTCGAGCACTTCGACGAGCTGACCACCCAGGGCGAGGGCGCAGAGCGCATCGCCGAGGAGTACGACCTGACTCGGACGGAACTTGACGAGATCGCCGCCGACTCCCAGCGCCGCTGGAAGGAGGCCTGGGACGAGGGTCGTTACGACGACCAGATCACGCCGGTCGAAACCGAGCTCGATGGGGAAGATGTGGTCGTTGAGCAGGACGAACATCCCCGACCGGGGACTGACGTCGAGACGCTCTCCGAACTGCCGCTGTCGTTCCGCGAGGAGGGCAACGGATTCCATCACCCGGGCAACTCGTCGGGGATCGTCGACGGCTCCGCTGCACTCCTCATTACGAGCGAGGAAGCCGCCGAAGAACACGGCTGGGAACCGATGGCCCGCATCCGCCAGACCGAAGTCGTCGGTGTCGATCCCGTGACGATGTTGAAGGGGCCGATCCCGGCGACCGAGAACGTCCTCGAGAAGGCCGACATGTCGATCAGCGACGTCGACCTCTTCGAGGTGAACGAGGCCTTCGCGTCGGTCGTCGCGGCCTGGCTCGAGGAGACGGGCGCGTCCTGGGAGGACGTCAACGTCAACGGCGGCGCGATCGCTCACGGCCACCCGCTGGGCGCGACCGGCGCGATGTTGCTGACCAAGCTGGCCCACGAACTCGAGCGGACCGGTCAGGACACCGCGCTCTCGGCGATGTGTATCGGCTTCGGCCAGGGCGTCGCGACGATCCTCGAGCGAGTCTGA
- a CDS encoding SDR family NAD(P)-dependent oxidoreductase — protein MDLGISDRTAVVTGGAGRIGSADCRLLANEGANVVVLDVDADGAAETADEINETADSGEAMALECDLTDREDVADSMAEVRDAFGGVDILVNNAAMVDARSRIGDYDDDVWDRDVEINLTGTYNISKELFPRMCERGWGRIVNMSSMAGWYGGFGQFSYSATKAAMIGVGRTMALEGAQSGVTSNVIAPNIVVGDWADMDPDELRENVDEYYARIAEATPMRHLGTEEDVANMVTYLCSDQASYVTGQVIGVTGGIDLFSF, from the coding sequence ATGGATCTCGGAATCAGTGACCGGACCGCCGTGGTCACCGGCGGGGCCGGACGGATCGGAAGCGCCGACTGCCGACTGCTCGCGAACGAAGGGGCGAACGTCGTCGTCCTCGACGTCGACGCGGACGGCGCGGCTGAAACTGCCGACGAAATCAACGAGACGGCCGATAGCGGCGAGGCGATGGCGCTGGAGTGCGACCTCACCGACCGCGAGGACGTCGCCGACTCGATGGCCGAGGTCCGCGACGCCTTCGGCGGCGTGGACATCCTCGTCAACAACGCGGCGATGGTCGACGCGCGCTCGCGGATCGGCGACTACGACGACGACGTCTGGGACCGCGACGTCGAGATCAACCTGACCGGCACCTACAACATCAGCAAGGAACTATTCCCGCGGATGTGCGAGCGCGGCTGGGGCCGGATCGTCAACATGTCCTCGATGGCCGGCTGGTACGGCGGCTTCGGCCAGTTCTCCTACTCCGCGACGAAGGCCGCCATGATCGGCGTCGGCCGAACGATGGCGCTCGAGGGGGCCCAGTCCGGGGTCACCTCGAACGTCATCGCGCCAAACATCGTCGTCGGCGACTGGGCGGACATGGATCCCGACGAACTCCGGGAGAACGTCGACGAGTACTACGCCCGCATCGCCGAGGCGACACCGATGCGCCACCTCGGCACGGAGGAGGACGTCGCCAACATGGTGACCTACCTCTGTTCGGACCAGGCCTCGTACGTCACCGGGCAGGTGATCGGGGTGACCGGCGGGATCGATCTGTTCAGCTTCTAA
- a CDS encoding amidase: protein MVAHPTDMTAAGLARAIRDGECSPTEVVESVLERIRERNDRTNAFVTVTDDLAREMAEEADRAIAEGEPLGPLHGVPVAIKDLDDVAGVRTTSGSLLFEDRVAESDSPFVTRLKEAGAIVVGKTNTPEFGLGTTTDNRVTGPTGTPFDPDRVSGGSSGGAGAALADRLVPLAPGSDAGGSVRIPASFCGVYGLKPTQGVIPNVTRPNAFASHTPFATKGPLARTVEDAALSLDVMAGSHPRDPFSVPKGGEYRAAVDRPIDGMTIAYSPDMGTYPVEPAVREVLEDALSALERAGATVDAVDPELGHDNEEILNAYYTMATVRWQSLLDNLEDEGFDPRGEDRDRLRPYLVDLIMDADEPTTREYKRADVVRTRVLDGFADLFAEYDLLVTATAGTTPFPYGEEPEEIDGVEIEPYRGWVLTQPYNLTGHPAASVPAGFVDGLPVGMQIAGRRHGDNDVIAASAAVERQRPWRDAYPGR, encoded by the coding sequence ATGGTCGCACACCCCACAGACATGACCGCTGCCGGCCTCGCGAGGGCGATTCGGGACGGCGAGTGCTCGCCGACCGAAGTCGTGGAGTCCGTCCTCGAGCGGATCCGCGAGCGGAACGATCGCACGAACGCCTTCGTCACCGTCACGGACGACCTGGCCCGCGAGATGGCCGAAGAGGCCGACCGCGCGATCGCCGAGGGCGAGCCGCTCGGACCGTTACACGGCGTCCCCGTCGCGATCAAAGACCTCGACGACGTCGCGGGCGTCCGGACGACGTCGGGCTCCCTGCTCTTCGAGGACCGCGTCGCTGAGTCGGACTCGCCGTTCGTCACCCGGCTGAAGGAGGCAGGCGCGATCGTCGTCGGGAAGACCAACACGCCGGAGTTCGGACTCGGGACGACGACCGACAACCGCGTCACCGGGCCGACGGGGACGCCGTTCGATCCCGACCGCGTCTCGGGGGGGTCCTCCGGCGGGGCCGGCGCGGCGCTGGCCGACCGACTCGTCCCGCTCGCGCCGGGCTCGGACGCCGGCGGCTCGGTCCGAATTCCGGCGAGCTTCTGCGGCGTGTACGGACTCAAGCCCACGCAGGGCGTGATCCCGAACGTCACGCGGCCGAACGCGTTCGCGAGCCACACACCCTTCGCCACGAAGGGGCCACTGGCCCGAACCGTCGAGGACGCGGCGCTCTCGCTGGACGTGATGGCGGGATCCCACCCGCGGGACCCCTTCTCGGTCCCGAAGGGGGGCGAGTACCGCGCCGCCGTCGACCGTCCGATCGACGGGATGACGATCGCCTACAGTCCGGACATGGGTACCTATCCCGTCGAGCCCGCCGTGCGCGAGGTGCTCGAGGACGCCCTCTCGGCGCTCGAGCGCGCCGGCGCGACCGTCGACGCGGTCGATCCCGAACTGGGACACGACAACGAGGAGATCCTAAACGCCTACTACACCATGGCGACCGTCCGGTGGCAGTCGCTGCTCGATAATTTGGAGGACGAAGGATTCGACCCGCGAGGCGAGGACCGCGACCGCCTGCGGCCGTATCTCGTAGACCTCATCATGGACGCCGACGAGCCGACGACGCGGGAGTACAAGCGCGCTGACGTGGTTCGGACGCGGGTTCTGGACGGGTTTGCGGACCTGTTCGCGGAGTACGACCTCCTCGTGACGGCGACGGCGGGAACGACGCCGTTTCCCTACGGCGAGGAGCCCGAGGAAATCGACGGCGTCGAAATCGAACCGTACCGCGGCTGGGTGCTCACGCAGCCGTACAACCTCACCGGCCATCCGGCGGCCTCGGTCCCGGCCGGGTTCGTCGACGGGCTCCCGGTCGGAATGCAGATCGCGGGCCGGCGACACGGCGACAACGACGTCATCGCGGCCAGCGCCGCCGTCGAACGGCAGCGGCCGTGGCGCGACGCGTATCCCGGGCGATGA
- a CDS encoding long-chain fatty acid--CoA ligase — MGVELTLDKILDRAVDLFPDRELVTKLPDGSTHRYTYADAYERINQLAGALDDLGLDDGDRVGVVATNHYRHFELYFGPACSGRSIHMCNMRLPDHHFVHTIDDAEDRVIFVDPELIEKVEANADDLETVEQYVVLDDEVPETSLEPVTDYESLLSGQSTEYEWPDIDEDAEYGMCHTSGTTGLPKGVPYSHRAMYLHSIMCGHTDANGIGEDDVVLPVVPMFHANGWGTPYAATFVGAKQVFPSVHTDPEAIARLIDEEGVTFSAAVPTIWLEMAEFLDENPEVDISNIDRLTVGGSAPPESLIRKYDEEYDAPIIQGWGMTETSPLGTLSTLRKEAADLPKDEQYEYRAKAGLPVPGMKTRIVDEDGEEVPADGETMGELQVRSPWVTDGYHNRPEENEQAFTDDGYLRTGDIATRDELGYVDVVDRDKDVIKSGGEWISSVQLENELIGHEAVTEATVIAVEHERWQERPMAIVVPRGGADLTADDLEAHLGETFPSWWLPDVYEFIDEIPKTSTGKFDKKTLRDQFDVVLETEDDELEAEDDEQAPQQ; from the coding sequence ATGGGAGTCGAGTTAACGCTTGACAAGATACTCGATCGGGCGGTCGACCTGTTCCCCGACCGGGAACTGGTGACGAAACTGCCCGACGGGAGCACGCACCGGTACACGTACGCCGACGCGTACGAACGAATCAACCAACTCGCGGGCGCGCTCGACGACCTCGGGCTCGACGACGGCGACCGGGTCGGCGTCGTCGCGACGAACCACTACCGACACTTCGAACTCTACTTCGGCCCGGCGTGTTCGGGGCGGTCGATCCACATGTGCAACATGCGGCTGCCCGACCACCACTTCGTCCACACGATCGACGACGCCGAGGACCGGGTGATCTTCGTCGATCCGGAACTCATCGAGAAGGTCGAGGCCAACGCCGACGATCTCGAGACGGTCGAGCAGTACGTCGTCCTCGACGACGAGGTGCCCGAGACGAGCCTCGAGCCGGTGACCGACTACGAGTCGCTGCTCTCCGGCCAGTCGACGGAGTACGAGTGGCCGGACATCGACGAGGACGCGGAGTACGGCATGTGTCACACCTCGGGGACCACGGGACTGCCGAAGGGCGTCCCCTACTCCCACCGGGCGATGTACCTCCACAGCATCATGTGCGGCCATACGGACGCCAACGGGATCGGCGAGGACGACGTCGTCCTGCCGGTGGTCCCGATGTTCCACGCCAACGGCTGGGGGACGCCCTACGCCGCGACGTTCGTCGGCGCGAAGCAGGTCTTCCCCTCGGTCCACACCGATCCCGAGGCGATCGCCCGCCTGATCGACGAGGAAGGCGTCACGTTCTCCGCGGCGGTGCCGACCATCTGGCTCGAGATGGCCGAGTTCTTGGACGAGAATCCCGAGGTCGACATCTCGAACATCGATCGGCTGACGGTCGGGGGCTCCGCGCCGCCGGAGTCGCTCATTCGGAAGTACGACGAGGAGTACGACGCGCCGATCATCCAGGGCTGGGGGATGACCGAGACCTCGCCGCTGGGTACCCTCAGTACGCTCCGCAAGGAGGCCGCCGACCTCCCGAAAGACGAGCAGTACGAGTACCGCGCGAAGGCTGGCCTTCCGGTTCCGGGGATGAAGACGCGGATCGTCGACGAGGACGGCGAGGAGGTCCCCGCAGACGGGGAGACGATGGGCGAGTTGCAGGTCCGGAGCCCGTGGGTGACCGACGGCTATCACAACCGGCCCGAGGAGAACGAGCAGGCGTTCACCGACGATGGCTATCTCCGGACCGGCGACATCGCCACCCGCGACGAACTGGGCTACGTCGACGTCGTCGACCGCGACAAGGACGTGATCAAGTCCGGCGGCGAGTGGATCTCCTCGGTGCAACTCGAGAACGAACTGATCGGCCACGAGGCCGTCACCGAGGCGACCGTCATCGCGGTCGAGCACGAGCGCTGGCAGGAGCGACCCATGGCGATCGTGGTTCCGCGGGGCGGGGCCGACCTCACCGCGGACGACCTCGAGGCCCACCTCGGCGAGACGTTCCCCTCGTGGTGGCTGCCCGATGTCTACGAGTTCATCGACGAGATTCCGAAGACCTCGACCGGAAAGTTCGACAAGAAGACGCTCCGGGACCAGTTCGACGTGGTCCTCGAGACCGAAGACGACGAACTCGAGGCCGAGGACGACGAGCAGGCACCTCAGCAGTAA